In Tiliqua scincoides isolate rTilSci1 chromosome 1, rTilSci1.hap2, whole genome shotgun sequence, the following are encoded in one genomic region:
- the LOC136643909 gene encoding bcl-2-binding component 3, isoforms 3/4-like yields MGRGYPSSAPENIFPGRVTQQQQQQAPRHCPGREARGGGRRRGAAPDPSLRGSSYPAPQPIRVSGARPARARHKGRRRPSSGEARALQRSPHCHSLPPPRRPLGRPIAAVQPSPAGPGAPRAPSATAGALQPPRPGPAQAGSPPGLQGASRAPGTGGTSKARTAGRLRHDARLAPGPATWPPPRLLPGAVAGAEGAPSPP; encoded by the coding sequence ATGGGGAGGGGTTACCCGAGCAGCGCTCCTGAGAACATCTTCCCCGGGAGGGTCacgcagcagcaacagcagcaggcgCCCCGCCACTGCCCCGGGAGGGAGGcgcgaggaggaggcaggagacgCGGCGCTGCCCCAGACCCTTCCCTGCGCGGTTCTTCTTACCCCGCGCCTCAGCCAATCAGGGTCAGCGGCGCCCGCCCGGCTCGCGCTCGGCACAAGGGGCGCCGCCGTCCCAGTAGCGGCGAGGCACGGGCACTGCAGCGCAGCCCGCACTGCCACAGCCTCCCCCCGCCGCGCCGACCGCTTGGCCGGCCAATCGCCGcagtccagcccagcccagccggcCCGGGAGCCCCTCGCGCGCCCAGTGCAACAGCGGGGGCGCTGCAGCCGCCCCGGCCTGGCCCGGCGCAGGCAGGCTCCCCCCCGGGGCTGCAAGGGGCGAGTCGGGCGCCGGGAACCGGAGGGACCAGCAAGGCTCGAACCGCAGGCAGGCTCAGGCACGACGCGCGCTTGGCCCCCGGGCCAGCCACGTGGCCTCCGCCTCGCCTACTTCCCGGGGCTGTTGCGGGCGCGGAAGGGGCTCCTTCGCCGCCTTGA